A section of the Megalopta genalis isolate 19385.01 unplaced genomic scaffold, iyMegGena1_principal scaffold0046, whole genome shotgun sequence genome encodes:
- the LOC143261264 gene encoding uncharacterized protein LOC143261264 has translation MRATKIVIHKCIRCFRVKPKVPAYIMGDLPKNRITRARPFQNVGVDYCGPFFIKEKRVRNRCKIKTYVAIFVCFVTKAVHLELTSDLTTESCLGAFKRFFARREKATNIYSDNGTNFVGAKNEITEVQRFLSSNERNSKINRFLSDQGINWHFSPPRSPHFGGLWEAAVKSFKGHLYKTIGNELFTFEQLNTYIIEVEAILNSRPLTPLSSDPNDLTALSPSHFLIGDSLMQLPEYDLRDTPVNKLSSWQHIQRVKQHFWNRWSNEYLQTLHTRNKWHIPNDTQHKKGTLVIIREDNTPPLTWKLGRIIDICPGRDKIVRVATVKTAQGTYQRAIKKLSPLPIDDPE, from the coding sequence ATGAGAGCCACAAAGATCGTCAtacacaaatgtataaggtgTTTTAGAGTAAAACCAAAGGTCCCAGCATATATAATGGGCGACTTACCCAAGAACAGAATCACCAGGGCACGACCGTTTCAAAACGTAGGCGTGGATTATTGTGGTCcattttttataaaggaaaaaaggGTTCGTAATCGTTGCAAAATCAAGACGTACGTAGCGATTTTTGTATGCTTCGTGACCAAGGCCGTTCATCTAGAACTTACATCGGACCTCACCACTGAATCTTGCTTAGGAGCATTCAAGCGATTCTTTGCCAGAAGAGAAAAGGCCACGAACATTTACTCCGACAACGGCACTAATTTCGTCGGCGCCAAAAACGAAATTACAGAAGTTCAAAGATTTCTCAGCTCCAACGAGcgcaatagtaaaattaatcgtTTTTTATCGGACCAGGGAATTAATTGGCACTTCTCTCCGCCTCGGTCTCCACACTTTGGTGGATTATGGGAGGCCGCCGTAAAGTCTTTTAAAGGACATTTGTACAAAACTATAGGAAACGAGCTGTTCACATTCGAGCAACTGAACACCTATATtatcgaagtagaagccatattgAATTCCCGTCCCCTGACTCCCCTCTCCTCAGATCCGAACGATCTTACTGCTTTATCACCCAGTCACTTCCTAATAGGTGATTCGTTAATGCAACTCCCTGAGTACGATTTGCGAGACACACCCGTTAACAAACTTTCGTCATGGCAACACATCCAGCGAGTGAAACAACACTTCTGGAATCGGTGGAGTAATGAATATTTACAGACGCTGCACACCAGAAACAAATGGCATATCCCGAATGACACCCAGCACAAGAAGGGTACATTGGTGATCATCCGGGAAGACAACACACCTCCGTTAACCTGGAAACTAGGACGAATCATTGACATTTGTCCAGGCAGGGACAAAATAGTGAGAGTCGCGACTGTCAAGACGGCCCAGGGGACCTACCAGCGGGCCATTAAAAAATTGTCCCCACTTCCTATTGATGACCCGGAATAA